The following coding sequences lie in one Ferviditalea candida genomic window:
- a CDS encoding ribonuclease HII, translated as MKVNKTKGSRNKSRMLTYEKELWSKGYTLIAGIDEVGRGCLFGDVVAAAVILPQGLDLQEVNDSKKLSETKREQLYQVIMDNAIATGIGCVDPPTIDKINIKQASRLAMKKALAQLETSPDYLLIDAEKIESDIPQLAIIHGDALSKSIAAASIVAKVTRDRMCLEWDLQYPEYGLALHKGYATALHRKRLLEYGASPLHRTSFLGKILTIQQELF; from the coding sequence ATTAAGGTAAACAAGACAAAGGGGAGCAGGAACAAGAGCCGTATGCTGACATACGAAAAGGAACTGTGGAGCAAAGGGTATACGCTGATTGCCGGAATTGACGAGGTTGGAAGAGGCTGCCTGTTCGGCGATGTTGTCGCGGCGGCGGTCATTCTTCCGCAGGGGCTTGATTTGCAGGAAGTTAACGATTCGAAGAAGCTCAGTGAGACGAAGCGGGAACAGCTCTATCAGGTTATTATGGACAATGCGATAGCAACCGGCATCGGCTGCGTCGACCCGCCTACGATCGATAAAATCAATATCAAGCAGGCGTCCAGATTGGCTATGAAAAAGGCGTTGGCTCAGCTTGAGACGAGCCCGGATTATTTACTGATCGACGCGGAGAAGATCGAATCGGACATTCCGCAACTGGCGATCATCCACGGCGATGCGCTCAGCAAATCGATAGCCGCGGCATCCATTGTGGCCAAAGTGACCAGAGACCGAATGTGTCTCGAATGGGATTTGCAATATCCCGAATACGGTCTTGCGCTGCATAAAGGGTATGCTACGGCTTTACATAGGAAGCGGCTGCTGGAATACGGGGCCAGTCCGCTTCATCGGACTTCTTTTCTAGGAAAAATTCTGACGATCCAGCAGGAGCTGTTTTAA
- the ylqF gene encoding ribosome biogenesis GTPase YlqF has translation MTIQWFPGHMTRARRQIQDKLKLIDIVIELLDARIPLSSRNPMIHEILKDKPRLVVMNKCDLADPQVTERWVAHFRKEGLNALPIDSASGYHVPEIVPSCKALLKDKIDAQIRKGITPRAFRALIVGIPNVGKSTLINRLAGKSAAATGDKPGITKAQQWIKVGKEMELLDTPGILWPKFEDQEVGYRLAVTGAIKEEILNIEDVGFYATRYMLKLYPERLSERFELELPPVDLQNPQEIVKVMEQIGRKRGCLRSGGHIDLEKASGVILRDLRSGKMGPVSLENPADCRE, from the coding sequence ATGACGATTCAATGGTTTCCGGGCCATATGACCCGAGCCAGGAGACAAATTCAGGACAAGCTCAAACTGATCGATATTGTAATCGAGCTGTTGGACGCAAGGATTCCGCTGTCCAGCCGAAATCCGATGATCCACGAGATTCTGAAGGATAAACCCCGGCTGGTCGTTATGAATAAATGCGATTTGGCTGATCCCCAGGTGACCGAGCGGTGGGTTGCGCACTTTCGCAAAGAAGGCCTGAACGCTCTGCCGATCGATTCCGCCTCCGGGTATCATGTGCCTGAAATTGTTCCCTCCTGCAAAGCGCTGCTGAAGGATAAAATCGATGCGCAGATCCGCAAGGGAATCACGCCAAGGGCTTTTCGCGCCCTGATCGTCGGCATTCCGAATGTCGGCAAATCGACCCTGATCAACCGTTTGGCGGGAAAAAGCGCAGCCGCCACCGGAGACAAGCCGGGGATCACGAAGGCGCAGCAGTGGATTAAGGTAGGCAAAGAAATGGAACTGCTGGATACACCTGGAATTCTCTGGCCGAAGTTCGAGGATCAGGAGGTAGGCTACCGCTTGGCCGTGACCGGAGCCATCAAAGAAGAAATTCTGAACATCGAGGATGTCGGCTTTTATGCGACGCGATATATGCTTAAACTTTATCCCGAACGTTTATCTGAACGCTTTGAGCTGGAACTGCCGCCGGTCGATTTGCAAAATCCGCAGGAGATCGTAAAAGTGATGGAGCAAATCGGACGAAAAAGGGGATGCCTGAGAAGCGGAGGACATATCGATTTGGAGAAGGCGTCAGGCGTGATCCTAAGAGATCTCCGTTCCGGGAAAATGGGTCCTGTCAGTTTGGAGAATCCGGCGGATTGCCGCGAATGA
- the lepB gene encoding signal peptidase I: protein MEHNQNQVKREVMEWVKAIVIAGVLVGLIRWFIFAPFIVDGPSMQPNFFSGERLIVNKLIYDFRPPQRGEVIVFVAPESKDYIKRVIALPGETVKVVGDQVFINGQQIDEPYIKNEIETAKKNGTLYNTLRNFKEVNGKVEQVKVPDNELFVMGDNRPNSKDSRFGDVGFVPYAKVIGRADFVFWPFDQIHFIKHSYEVNP from the coding sequence ATGGAACACAATCAAAATCAAGTCAAAAGAGAAGTCATGGAATGGGTCAAAGCCATTGTCATCGCAGGAGTTCTTGTCGGTCTTATCCGTTGGTTTATTTTTGCCCCGTTTATCGTCGACGGGCCCTCCATGCAGCCCAATTTTTTTAGCGGCGAACGTTTGATTGTCAATAAGCTTATTTATGATTTCCGTCCGCCGCAAAGAGGGGAAGTCATTGTGTTTGTAGCTCCCGAGAGCAAGGATTACATCAAGCGGGTGATTGCGCTTCCCGGCGAAACGGTGAAGGTGGTTGGCGACCAGGTCTTTATAAATGGACAGCAAATCGATGAGCCCTACATCAAAAACGAAATAGAAACGGCAAAGAAAAATGGAACGCTTTACAATACGCTTCGCAACTTCAAAGAAGTCAACGGCAAAGTGGAGCAGGTGAAGGTGCCTGACAACGAACTGTTCGTCATGGGCGACAACCGGCCGAACAGCAAAGACAGCCGCTTCGGGGATGTCGGGTTCGTGCCTTACGCAAAGGTGATCGGACGCGCCGATTTCGTATTTTGGCCGTTCGACCAAATTCATTTCATTAAACACTCCTATGAGGTGAATCCATGA
- the rplS gene encoding 50S ribosomal protein L19 translates to MSSLIQEITKEQLRQDIPSFRPGDTLKVHVKVVEGTRERIQVFEGVVIMRRGGGISETFTVRKISYGVGVERTFPLHSPKIDKIEVTRRGKVRRAKLYYLRGLRGKAARITEIR, encoded by the coding sequence ATGAGCAGCTTAATTCAGGAAATTACGAAGGAACAATTGCGGCAGGATATTCCGAGCTTTCGCCCCGGAGATACTTTGAAAGTACACGTTAAAGTTGTCGAGGGTACCCGCGAGCGCATTCAGGTTTTTGAGGGTGTGGTTATTATGCGGCGCGGAGGCGGAATCAGCGAAACGTTCACGGTAAGAAAAATTTCTTACGGTGTCGGTGTGGAAAGAACCTTTCCGCTTCATTCGCCGAAAATCGATAAGATCGAAGTGACTCGCCGCGGGAAAGTCCGCCGTGCGAAGCTGTATTATCTTCGCGGTCTGCGTGGAAAAGCGGCAAGAATTACCGAAATTCGTTAA
- the trmD gene encoding tRNA (guanosine(37)-N1)-methyltransferase TrmD, with translation MKIDVLTLFPSMFAGVFAASILGKAEEKGIVQLNTVNYRDFSQNKHNTVDDYPYGGGGGMVLKPEPIFEAVESLLSPDAPKPRIILTCPQGERFDQRKAEELARESHLIFICGHYEGYDERIREHLVTDELSLGDFVLTGGEIPAMAMIDSVVRLLPGVLGNEQSSITDSYSTGFLEYPQYTRPAEYRGWTVPEVLLSGHHEKIGLWRKKQMLRRTLLRRPDLLDRESLTVEELRMLEQLKAELDDPNRDAT, from the coding sequence ATGAAAATCGATGTCCTGACGTTGTTCCCTTCAATGTTCGCCGGCGTTTTTGCAGCCAGCATTCTGGGGAAAGCGGAAGAGAAAGGGATCGTTCAGCTGAATACGGTGAATTACCGTGATTTTTCGCAGAATAAGCACAATACGGTCGACGATTATCCGTATGGCGGAGGAGGCGGGATGGTGCTTAAGCCGGAGCCGATTTTCGAGGCGGTGGAAAGCTTGCTTAGCCCGGATGCGCCGAAGCCGCGGATCATCTTGACATGCCCTCAAGGCGAGCGGTTTGACCAGCGCAAAGCGGAGGAATTAGCCAGGGAGTCGCATCTGATTTTCATCTGCGGGCATTATGAAGGCTACGATGAACGCATCCGCGAGCATTTGGTCACCGATGAGCTTTCGCTCGGCGATTTTGTGCTGACCGGCGGGGAAATTCCGGCGATGGCGATGATCGACAGCGTGGTGAGGCTGCTGCCCGGCGTGCTGGGCAATGAACAGTCTTCGATAACCGATTCCTACAGTACGGGCTTTCTGGAATACCCGCAGTACACGAGACCGGCCGAATATCGGGGTTGGACAGTGCCGGAGGTGCTGCTTTCCGGACATCACGAGAAAATCGGGCTGTGGAGAAAAAAACAGATGCTGCGCCGAACGCTTTTGCGTCGGCCGGATCTGCTGGATCGCGAATCGCTGACGGTCGAGGAATTGCGTATGCTGGAACAGCTCAAAGCGGAATTGGATGATCCGAACCGCGACGCGACTTAG
- the rimM gene encoding ribosome maturation factor RimM (Essential for efficient processing of 16S rRNA) — translation MENKMYTVGRIVNTHGIRGETKVISSTDFPELRFEKGSVLHILQPGERVPAATVEVERARMQKNTYIVKFKQFDNINDVEKFKGALLKITASQQAELPQNEYYFHEIVGCKVLTEDGEELGTVSEILTPGANDVWVVQRPAGKPVLLPVIDEVVLNVDVQNRKITVHLMEGLI, via the coding sequence ATGGAAAACAAAATGTACACGGTAGGGCGGATCGTGAATACCCACGGAATCCGCGGCGAAACGAAGGTGATTTCATCGACCGACTTTCCCGAGTTGCGATTTGAGAAGGGCAGCGTGCTGCATATCCTTCAACCCGGAGAACGGGTGCCGGCGGCCACGGTCGAGGTCGAGCGGGCGCGCATGCAAAAAAACACGTATATTGTGAAATTCAAGCAATTTGACAATATTAATGATGTGGAAAAGTTTAAAGGGGCGTTATTGAAAATCACCGCTTCGCAGCAGGCGGAGCTTCCCCAGAACGAGTACTATTTCCATGAGATCGTCGGCTGTAAGGTGTTGACGGAAGATGGAGAGGAGCTCGGAACCGTGTCGGAAATATTGACTCCCGGTGCGAATGATGTCTGGGTCGTCCAGCGGCCGGCGGGAAAACCCGTACTGCTTCCGGTTATCGATGAGGTGGTGCTGAACGTGGATGTGCAGAACCGGAAAATCACCGTTCATTTGATGGAGGGCTTGATCTGA
- a CDS encoding KH domain-containing protein has product MKELITVIAKALVDHPNDVAVKVVEEDQVTVYELHVHPEDVGKVIGKQGRIAKALRTVVTSAAVKENKRVAVEIVS; this is encoded by the coding sequence ATGAAAGAATTAATTACGGTGATCGCGAAAGCGCTGGTCGATCATCCGAATGATGTAGCTGTGAAGGTTGTGGAAGAGGATCAAGTGACCGTTTACGAGCTGCACGTCCATCCGGAGGATGTAGGCAAGGTAATCGGCAAGCAAGGCCGCATTGCCAAGGCGCTGCGCACAGTTGTCACATCCGCTGCGGTGAAAGAAAACAAGCGGGTCGCTGTCGAAATTGTGTCATAG
- the rpsP gene encoding 30S ribosomal protein S16 translates to MAVRIRLKRMGAHKAPFYRIVVSDSRSPRDGRFIEEIGTYNPVAQPAAVNIDEEKALKWLQTGAQASDTVRNLLSKAGVLKKFHEMKLQK, encoded by the coding sequence TTGGCAGTACGTATCCGATTGAAAAGAATGGGCGCGCATAAAGCTCCTTTTTACCGCATCGTGGTTTCCGATTCCCGTTCTCCGAGGGACGGTCGATTCATTGAAGAAATCGGCACTTACAACCCGGTGGCTCAGCCTGCCGCGGTGAATATTGATGAAGAAAAAGCGTTGAAATGGCTGCAAACTGGAGCGCAAGCTTCAGATACCGTTCGCAATCTTCTCAGCAAAGCCGGAGTTCTCAAGAAGTTTCATGAAATGAAACTGCAGAAATAA